A region of Paraburkholderia sp. BL23I1N1 DNA encodes the following proteins:
- a CDS encoding VOC family protein has translation MTESPALRFSGVDHTARPTWKLRETVEFYRDTLGLPLVHTISARGWGPETHPDFLHFFFDSGNGSTIAFFYYLGDAKPAERPLMPPTPDDHVFDATHTAWLADSAEQLQAWKDMLESKGVEVSSTTQHEVIESIYFRDPNGYFIEITVKLRPLQLLDAQDAAWTLQAAMDAEAATSQQAHAVHKIDTVWREKGKLLCGEFGITGDSPGIFIPALDEFASVVEAAQQSAEYKVSQPSPGYFLIEGKTALEFRRKELGLKPAVWYGLFTGGLRGRIDAFDKDRVRVVAA, from the coding sequence ATGACTGAATCACCAGCGCTCCGCTTCAGCGGCGTCGACCACACGGCACGGCCCACGTGGAAGTTGCGCGAGACCGTCGAGTTCTATCGCGACACACTGGGTTTGCCGCTCGTTCATACCATTTCGGCGCGCGGCTGGGGGCCGGAAACTCATCCGGACTTCCTGCACTTCTTCTTCGATAGCGGGAACGGCAGCACGATCGCGTTTTTCTACTATCTGGGCGACGCCAAGCCAGCAGAGCGGCCGCTGATGCCGCCGACGCCGGACGACCACGTATTTGACGCGACGCACACCGCGTGGCTCGCGGACAGCGCGGAGCAATTGCAGGCGTGGAAGGACATGCTGGAGTCGAAAGGTGTCGAAGTATCGTCGACCACCCAGCACGAAGTGATCGAATCGATTTACTTCCGCGACCCTAATGGCTACTTCATCGAGATCACGGTCAAGCTGCGCCCGTTGCAATTGCTGGATGCACAAGACGCGGCCTGGACGTTGCAGGCGGCCATGGATGCCGAGGCGGCAACGAGCCAGCAGGCGCACGCGGTGCACAAGATCGATACTGTCTGGCGCGAAAAGGGAAAACTGCTGTGTGGGGAGTTCGGTATTACAGGCGACAGCCCAGGGATCTTCATCCCCGCGCTGGATGAATTCGCGAGCGTCGTGGAGGCAGCGCAGCAAAGCGCGGAATACAAGGTGTCGCAACCGTCGCCGGGATATTTCCTGATCGAAGGCAAGACGGCGCTCGAGTTCCGGCGTAAGGAACTGGGGCTGAAACCCGCCGTATGGTACGGGCTGTTCACGGGCGGGCTGCGCGGACGAATCGACGCATTCGACAAGGATCGTGTGCGCGTCGTTGCGGCATAA
- a CDS encoding TetR/AcrR family transcriptional regulator, producing the protein MNAAAKLFIEKGFGGASMQEIAEALGVTRTAVYYYFKNKDEILTALVEEVTLRAKRLSSRVAGEADADPRERLRALVHQHTMLILTHHNEFRIIDRTEQQLPDRAYRANEDAKRTVLNNFTAAIKAGVQAGVFRVVDAKVTAFTMIGMCSWPAFWYKPDGAKSAAEIADTTAELAVQSVIRPTKRQLKGAGDVSEALALLREDLGHLSLMIEKSPKSG; encoded by the coding sequence TTGAACGCTGCGGCCAAACTCTTTATCGAAAAGGGTTTTGGCGGCGCGTCGATGCAGGAGATTGCGGAAGCCCTGGGGGTGACGCGCACTGCGGTCTACTACTACTTCAAGAACAAGGACGAGATTCTCACTGCGCTGGTGGAAGAAGTGACGCTGCGGGCGAAGCGGCTATCGAGCCGGGTCGCTGGCGAAGCCGATGCCGATCCGAGGGAGCGGCTGCGCGCATTGGTCCATCAGCATACGATGCTGATTCTGACTCATCACAACGAATTCCGGATCATCGACCGGACCGAGCAGCAGTTGCCCGACCGGGCTTACCGTGCCAATGAAGACGCCAAGCGGACCGTGCTGAACAACTTCACTGCGGCGATCAAGGCGGGTGTGCAGGCCGGTGTGTTCCGTGTGGTCGACGCAAAAGTCACAGCGTTCACCATGATCGGCATGTGCAGCTGGCCGGCCTTCTGGTACAAACCTGACGGCGCGAAAAGCGCAGCGGAGATCGCGGATACGACCGCCGAACTTGCAGTGCAATCGGTGATCCGTCCAACCAAACGCCAGTTGAAGGGCGCGGGCGACGTATCCGAAGCCTTGGCCTTGCTGCGCGAAGATCTGGGCCATCTGTCCCTGATGATCGAAAAATCGCCGAAGTCCGGCTAG
- a CDS encoding AMP-binding protein produces MAGIHFRMDGVAYCDPSGAQLYLSAGAWIDRTFGEALAETARRLPDKLALISDERSITFRELDELSDRLAAALVRLGLERGARAMFQMGTTIDTALALCACYKSGVVPVCSLPQYREVEIGKLADLAQPQAYFVQADLGRFDLVEFAQTMCREHPSFRHLIVARGEAPAGAQSMSRLADSISLSEAKAVLADVRIGSEDVLSFQLSGGTTGVPKIIPRFHAEYLGHSIAWSKHVDAGEHATLIWSLPLLHNAAHLYALVPTIAMGQTTVLMPNVDVVRMAELIEQHRVTHAVSIGPVAPQIMANPQVLKHDFSSLKLFFCLTRADNLQSYIGVPCSNMFGTTEGLLIGSGASVNEYARHHTHGRSGCEHDELVLLDPESETPVPAGQTGELCFRGPSSLRGYYNAPEANASAFTSGGFFRTGDMMRAHVVDGATYFSFEGRLRDNINRGGEKIGAEEVEAFLSHHPAVLDAKLVAMPDPLYGEKGCAFLILRPGQPVPTIPEMIDFLSSKGLAKFKCPERIEVVDEFPVTRVGKVDKPAMRRVIASMLEAESTASAAPSRQEH; encoded by the coding sequence ATGGCTGGAATCCATTTTCGTATGGACGGCGTCGCGTACTGCGACCCGTCCGGTGCGCAGCTGTACCTCAGTGCCGGCGCGTGGATCGACAGGACGTTTGGCGAAGCCCTGGCGGAAACCGCGCGGCGTCTGCCGGACAAGCTCGCTTTGATCAGTGACGAACGAAGCATCACATTTCGCGAGCTGGATGAACTGAGCGACAGGCTTGCGGCGGCGTTGGTTCGTCTCGGTCTTGAACGCGGCGCTCGCGCGATGTTCCAGATGGGCACGACGATCGACACGGCGCTCGCGCTGTGCGCCTGCTACAAGAGCGGCGTTGTGCCGGTGTGCTCGCTTCCGCAGTACCGTGAAGTCGAGATCGGAAAACTGGCCGACCTGGCGCAGCCGCAGGCGTATTTTGTGCAAGCCGATCTGGGGCGGTTCGACCTGGTCGAATTCGCGCAGACGATGTGCCGTGAGCATCCGTCGTTCAGGCATCTGATCGTCGCGCGTGGGGAAGCGCCGGCCGGCGCGCAGTCGATGTCCAGGCTCGCCGATTCGATTTCTCTGAGCGAAGCAAAAGCGGTTCTGGCCGATGTGCGGATCGGTTCCGAAGATGTGTTGAGCTTTCAGCTTTCCGGCGGTACGACAGGCGTGCCGAAGATCATTCCGCGCTTTCACGCGGAGTATCTCGGGCATTCGATCGCATGGTCGAAGCACGTGGACGCCGGCGAGCACGCCACGCTGATCTGGTCATTACCTTTGTTGCACAACGCGGCGCATCTGTATGCACTGGTCCCGACGATCGCGATGGGACAGACCACGGTGCTGATGCCAAACGTGGACGTGGTCCGCATGGCCGAGTTGATCGAACAACATCGGGTGACCCATGCGGTTTCGATCGGCCCGGTCGCGCCGCAAATCATGGCGAATCCGCAGGTGCTCAAGCACGACTTTTCTTCGCTGAAGCTGTTTTTCTGCCTGACCCGCGCGGACAACCTGCAGTCGTATATCGGGGTGCCTTGCTCGAACATGTTTGGCACCACAGAGGGCCTGTTGATCGGCTCCGGCGCATCTGTGAACGAGTACGCCCGTCATCATACCCACGGACGGTCCGGTTGCGAACACGACGAACTGGTCCTGCTCGACCCGGAAAGCGAAACACCGGTTCCAGCGGGTCAGACTGGCGAGCTGTGTTTTCGCGGCCCGTCCAGCCTTCGCGGATATTACAACGCTCCCGAGGCGAACGCATCGGCGTTCACGAGCGGCGGCTTCTTTCGCACGGGCGACATGATGCGAGCGCACGTGGTTGACGGCGCGACGTACTTCTCGTTCGAAGGCCGCTTGCGCGACAACATCAATCGCGGTGGCGAAAAGATCGGTGCAGAAGAAGTCGAGGCCTTTTTGAGTCACCACCCGGCTGTGCTGGACGCCAAGCTGGTCGCCATGCCCGATCCGCTCTACGGCGAAAAGGGTTGCGCATTCCTGATTCTGCGGCCGGGCCAACCGGTACCGACGATTCCGGAGATGATCGATTTCCTGAGTTCGAAAGGGCTCGCAAAATTCAAATGTCCGGAACGCATCGAGGTGGTGGACGAGTTTCCGGTGACGCGCGTCGGCAAGGTCGACAAACCGGCAATGCGGCGGGTGATCGCGAGCATGCTCGAAGCGGAGTCCACCGCGAGCGCAGCACCTTCCAGGCAGGAGCACTGA
- a CDS encoding alpha/beta hydrolase, with protein MNNMSTGAVSERTHALTIDWFPEPLPAATQQTSVSLRTEDGAATSGILYRGASARTVVCLMHPRENFTFHYMIPSLLRAGVSVWAQAARSVGNDLRLEHELALHDVAAGLRYLRDSGFERIVLLGNSGGSGLYSLYHQQATLPGADRTSRTPGGRPTHLATATMPEADGMIYLAPHQGQGRLLLGCIDPSVTDETDPLSVDESLNPFNPANGYSREAGATRYSAEFATRYRQAQRDRVARLDQIARAQIAARQEARQAVKEKRATPRQKIEANHTPIITVWRTDADLRCLDQTLDPSDRHAGSLWSQNPVISNYGSVGFGRLCSPESWLSTWSGLSSNAALELTAPALDVPTLLVEYTGDQTTFPLAIEEIFAHIGAVDKTHLRVRGDHHGRPLTPDEEAGRYVAGRLIGEWLRDRSFI; from the coding sequence ATGAACAATATGTCAACCGGTGCCGTCAGCGAGCGTACTCACGCCCTGACGATCGACTGGTTCCCCGAGCCGCTGCCAGCGGCTACCCAGCAGACCAGCGTCAGCCTGCGTACCGAAGATGGTGCGGCGACGTCGGGCATCCTGTACCGCGGAGCGTCGGCCCGCACGGTCGTGTGTCTGATGCATCCCCGCGAGAATTTCACGTTTCATTACATGATTCCGAGTCTGCTGCGAGCCGGTGTGTCGGTTTGGGCACAGGCGGCGCGCTCGGTAGGCAACGATCTGCGGCTCGAACACGAACTGGCGCTGCACGACGTCGCCGCGGGGCTGCGGTATCTGCGCGATTCTGGGTTCGAACGTATCGTCCTGCTTGGCAATTCAGGCGGCTCGGGCTTATACAGCCTCTATCACCAGCAGGCAACGCTACCGGGGGCGGATCGGACTTCCCGTACTCCGGGCGGGCGGCCAACGCACCTTGCAACGGCCACCATGCCCGAGGCCGACGGAATGATCTACCTGGCGCCGCACCAGGGCCAGGGGCGTCTGTTACTGGGGTGTATCGATCCGTCCGTGACGGATGAGACAGATCCGCTGTCGGTCGATGAGAGTCTGAATCCGTTCAACCCAGCGAACGGCTATTCGCGTGAGGCGGGGGCAACGCGTTACAGCGCGGAATTTGCGACGCGTTACCGGCAGGCACAGCGTGACCGGGTGGCCCGGCTGGACCAGATTGCCCGCGCACAGATCGCTGCGCGCCAGGAGGCGCGTCAGGCGGTGAAGGAAAAACGTGCGACGCCTCGCCAGAAGATCGAGGCGAACCACACGCCGATCATCACCGTATGGCGTACCGACGCCGATTTGCGTTGCCTCGACCAGACGCTCGATCCTTCGGACCGCCATGCCGGCTCGCTGTGGTCGCAGAACCCGGTCATATCGAACTATGGATCGGTTGGATTTGGACGGCTGTGTTCGCCGGAGTCGTGGCTATCGACATGGTCGGGCCTCTCCTCGAATGCAGCCCTCGAGCTCACCGCGCCGGCGCTCGACGTGCCGACGCTGCTCGTCGAATACACCGGCGACCAGACCACGTTTCCGCTAGCGATCGAGGAGATCTTCGCGCACATCGGCGCGGTCGATAAAACGCATCTGCGGGTTCGCGGCGACCACCATGGCAGGCCGCTCACGCCGGATGAAGAGGCTGGCCGCTACGTCGCCGGACGTCTGATCGGAGAATGGCTAAGGGATCGCTCTTTCATCTAG
- a CDS encoding Asp/Glu racemase, whose amino-acid sequence MSKTFYRIGQIVPSSNTTMETEVPALLRSREAVAPERFTFHSSRMRMHKVTKEELVAMNREGLRCAAELADARMDVMSTACLVAIMAMGPGYHRTVEKELEGVVRENHCDAAVMTSAGALIEGLHIMGARRISLMAPYMKPLTRLVVEYIESEGIEVVDALSFEIPDNLDVGRRDPMQLIEDVRKLNISNVDVVVASACVQMQSLPAIEAIQSAIGIPVTSTAVCTTRRMLDKLGLDARIPGGGALLTAQFASSLSSAAA is encoded by the coding sequence ATGAGCAAGACCTTTTACCGGATCGGCCAGATTGTGCCGAGTTCGAACACAACGATGGAAACGGAAGTACCCGCGCTGCTGCGCAGCCGCGAAGCCGTCGCGCCCGAGCGCTTCACCTTTCACTCCAGCCGTATGCGGATGCACAAGGTGACGAAGGAAGAACTTGTCGCGATGAACAGAGAAGGGTTGCGTTGCGCTGCGGAACTGGCGGACGCGCGCATGGATGTCATGAGCACGGCCTGCCTCGTGGCGATCATGGCAATGGGGCCGGGCTACCACCGGACCGTCGAAAAGGAACTCGAAGGGGTGGTCCGCGAGAACCATTGCGACGCCGCAGTGATGACCTCGGCCGGCGCGCTGATCGAAGGTTTGCATATCATGGGTGCGCGCAGGATTTCGTTAATGGCGCCCTATATGAAGCCGTTGACCAGGCTGGTGGTGGAGTACATCGAAAGTGAAGGCATTGAGGTCGTCGACGCGCTGTCGTTCGAGATTCCGGATAACCTCGACGTGGGTCGGCGCGATCCGATGCAATTGATCGAAGACGTCAGGAAGCTGAACATCTCGAACGTCGATGTTGTCGTGGCGTCCGCGTGTGTGCAGATGCAATCGCTTCCGGCAATTGAAGCGATTCAGTCGGCCATCGGCATTCCCGTGACCTCGACAGCGGTATGTACGACGCGCCGCATGCTCGACAAACTCGGGCTCGACGCCAGGATTCCCGGCGGCGGAGCGCTTCTGACCGCGCAGTTCGCCAGCAGTCTTTCCAGCGCGGCGGCCTGA